Proteins co-encoded in one Quercus robur chromosome 8, dhQueRobu3.1, whole genome shotgun sequence genomic window:
- the LOC126697622 gene encoding 7-deoxyloganetic acid glucosyltransferase-like: MEQGSQVPHVIIFPLPALGPVNSTLKLAELLSLAGLNITFLNTDFNHDRLVLHSNILDRFASFPGFQFKTISDGLPADHPRAGDRFMELFDSFKLVTKPLFREMLCSGQLNSVTGDSVTCIIADGILSFPIDVGHELGIPVISIRTISACSFWAFFSIQDIIEAGELPSRGHEDMDRLITSVPGMETFLRLRDLPSICRTNNLEDPNLQLNAYANRQSVQAQGLILNTFEDLEGPILSHIRSQCPKVYTLGPLHTFLKFRLESENALLQSLAPNSIYKVDKSCIEWLNAQPLKSVIYVSFGSITVLTRDELMEFWYGLVNSKKRFLWVIRPDLVTQKDDEGQIPMELLEGTKDIGYIVGWAPQEEVLAHQAVGGFLTHSGWNSTLESIVAGVPMICWSYFYDQQVNSRFVSEVWKLGMDMKDVCDRVIIEKMVNDLMGEKSEVFMKSTVEMARLASESVSEGGSSYCNFNRLIEDIRLMSMTAIK; encoded by the exons ATGGAACAAGGGTCACAAGTTCCTCATGTTATCATCTTTCCACTTCCAGCACTGGGACCTGTTAACTCCACTCTCAAGCTAGCTGAGCTTCTTTCACTTGCTGGACTCAACATCACCTTCCTCAACACCGATTTCAACCACGATCGCCTTGTCCTTCACTCCAATATTCTAGACCGTTTTGCTTCTTTTCCTGGGTTCCAATTCAAGACCATCTCTGATGGACTTCCAGCTGACCACCCAAGAGCTGGTGATCGATTCATGGAATTGTTTGATTCCTTTAAATTGGTTACGAAGCCACTGTTTAGAGAGATGCTGTGTTCGGGTCAGTTGAACTCAGTTACTGGAGATTCAGTGACTTGTATCATAGCCGATGGGATCTTGAGCTTTCCTATTGATGTTGGGCATGAGCTTGGCATTCCAGTCATTTCCATACGTACCATCAGTGCTTGCTCCTTCTGGGCTTTCTTCTCTATTCAAGATATAATAGAAGCTGGAGAGCTTCCCAGTAGAG GACATGAAGACATGGATCGTCTTATAACAAGTGTGCCAGGCATGGAAACTTTTCTCCGACTCCGAGACTTACCTAGTATTTGTCGAACCAACAACTTAGAAGACCCAAATCTCCAACTTAATGCATACGCTAATAGACAATCTGTTCAAGCCCAAGGACTCATACTCAACACGTTTGAAGATCTAGAAGGACCTATACTCTCCCACATACGATCTCAATGTCCCAAGGTCTATACCCTTGGACCCCTACACACATTCTTGAAATTTAGGCTTGAATCTGAAAATGCCTTATTGCAATCTCTGGCTCCAAATAGCATATACAAAGTGGACAAAAGCTGCATCGAATGGCTCAATGCTCAACCTTTGAAGTCTGTAATCTACGTAAGCTTTGGAAGCATTACAGTCTTGACAAGAGACGAGCTAATGGAGTTTTGGTATGGTTTGGTTAATAGTAAGAAGCGCTTCTTATGGGTAATACGACCCGATTTGGTGACCCAAAAAGATGATGAAGGTCAAATTCCTATGGAGTTACTAGAAGGGACAAAGGACATAGGTTATATAGTGGGTTGGGCCCCACAAGAAGAGGTTTTGGCCCACCAAGCTGTAGGTGGGTTTTTGACACATAGTGGGTGGAACTCAACCTTAGAGAGCATAGTAGCAGGAGTGCCCATGATTTGTTGGTCTTACTTTTATGATCAGCAAGTGAATAGCAGGTTTGTGAGTGAGGTTTGGAAATTGGGGATGGACATGAAGGATGTGTGTGATAGAGTCATTATAGAAAAAATGGTGAATGATTTGATGGGGGAGAAGAGTGAGGTGTTCATGAAATCAACAGTTGAGATGGCTAGATTGGCAAGCGAAAGTGTGAGTGAAGGTGGGTCTTCATATTGTAATTTCAACCGTTTGATTGAGGATATAAGACTAATGAGCATGACTGCAATAAAATAA
- the LOC126697620 gene encoding UDP-glycosyltransferase 76B1-like has product MEITREIHMQQKTARRLILFPLPLQGHITPMLQLASILYTKGFSITIIHTQFNPPNPSNYPHFTFHSIPDGLLESEANTSDVIRLLTLMNVNCITPFRDCLAKLLADVSKDPVACLITDAMWHFTQSVAEILKIPRIVLRTSSVCSFLAFFALPHLLEKNLSIQEEPVQELPPLKVKDLPMITTRNSEDLYQLLSLAVKETRASSGFIWNSFEDLEPLALTTCTQKLTIPTFPIGPFHKYFPASSSSLLTQDQSSISWLNTQAPKSVIYVSFGSIAALNEAQFLEIAWGLANSNQPFLWVVRPGLVRGSEWLEPLPNGFLENLNGRGHIVKWAPQEKVLAHHATGGFWTHNGWNSTLESICEGVPMICQPFFGDQMVNARYVSHVWKVGVHLENKIERMEIARAIRRLMVETDGKEKEMRERIEHLKEKVDDCLSQGGSSYQSLENLTSYLLSF; this is encoded by the exons ATGGAGATCACAAGAGAGATCCATATGCAACAAAAAACAGCCCGCAGGCTGATACTTTTCCCATTGCCCTTGCAAGGCCACATAACCCCTATGCTTCAGCTAGCAAGCATCCTTTATACTAAAGGCTTTTCCATCACCATCATCCACACACAGTTCAACCCTCCCAATCCTTCTAACTATCCTCATTTcacatttcattccattcctgATGGCCTTTTGGAAAGTGAAGCAAACACTTCAGATGTTATAAGGCTCCTCACATTGATGAATGTCAATTGTATCACACCCTTTCGTGATTGCTTAGCTAAGTTATTAGCTGATGTCTCCAAGGATCCTGTTGCTTGTTTAATTACAGATGCTATGTGGCACTTCACTCAATCTGTGGCTGAAATCCTCAAGATCCCAAGAATTGTGTTAAGGACATCCAGTGTCTGCTCATTTCTTGCTTTTTTCGCCTTACCACATCTGCTTGAAAAGAACCTCTCCATTCAAG AGGAACCAGTGCAAGAGCTTCCGCCACTGAAAGTGAAAGATCTTCCAATGATTACCACACGCAATTCAGAGGACCTTTATCAACTATTGTCTCTCGCGGTAAAAGAAACCAGGGCCTCCTCCGGATTCATTTGGAACTCATTTGAAGACCTTGAACCATTGGCATTGACCACTTGTACACAGAAGCTTACAATCCCAACCTTTCCAATAGGCCCATTTCACAAGTACTTTCCAGCCTCTTCAAGTAGCTTACTAACACAAGACCAAAGCTCAATTTCATGGTTAAACACTCAAGCACCTAAATCCGTAATCTATGTAAGCTTTGGAAGCATTGCTGCATTAAATGAAGCTCAATTTTTGGAGATAGCTTGGGGCTTAGCCAACAGCAACCAACCCTTTTTGTGGGTGGTTCGACCAGGATTAGTCCGTGGCTCAGAATGGCTCGAACCATTGCCAAATGGGTTCCTAGAAAATTTGAATGGAAGAGGTCATATTGTGAAATGGGCTCCACAAGAAAAAGTGCTGGCCCATCATGCTACTGGAGGATTTTGGACACACAATGGATGGAATTCCACGTTAGAGAGTATATGCGAAGGAGTTCCAATGATTTGTCAACCTTTTTTCGGTGATCAAATGGTGAATGCTAGATATGTGAGCCATGTTTGGAAAGTTGGGGTGCATTTGGAGAATAAGATAGAAAGAATGGAGATAGCCAGAGCAATTAGAAGACTAATGGTGGAGACAGATGGGAAGGAGaaggagatgagagagagaattgagcATTTGAAGGAAAAGGTTGATGATTGTCTAAGCCAAGGGGGTTCTTCGTACCAATCCCTAGAGAACTTAACTAGTTATCTATTATCATTTTAG
- the LOC126697616 gene encoding 7-deoxyloganetic acid glucosyl transferase-like — protein MEQYCPPAHVLIFPFPAQGHVNSMLKLAELLGLAGIHVTFLNTDFIHERLVRYTDIETRFSCYPGFQFKTISDGLSADHPRSLIKFIEVYDSLNSKTKLLLREMLASNQLIGSNTRPSLTCIIVDGLIGGFTSDIANEFRIPIIYFRTISACCFWAYFSVPKIIEAGQIPVRGNEDMDRLITTVPSMESFLRYRDLPSFCQVNDLNHCNLHIFVSETQQSPRAHALILNTFEDLEGPVLSHIHTHCSKVYTIGPLHMHLKFRLEAKTSSSQSQSSNNLYEVDKSCITWLDAQPLKSVIYVSFGSIMTITKDKHIEFWFGLVNSKQRFLWVIRSDLVVGEHNRNEVPEELLKGTKERGYIVSWAPQEEVLAHHAIGGFLTHSGWNSTLESIVAGVPMICWPFIGDQQLNSRFVSEVWKLGLDMKDACDRFIVEKMVNDLMWRRREVFMKSTDEMAWLARKSVSEGGSSYYNLDRLVKDIRFMSMEAN, from the exons ATGGAACAGTACTGTCCTCCTGCCCATGTTCTAATCTTTCCCTTTCCGGCGCAGGGACATGTAAACTCCATGCTCAAGCTAGCTGAGCTTCTTGGCCTTGCCGGCATTCATGTCACCTTCCTCAACACTGATTTCATCCACGAACGCCTTGTCCGCTACACCGATATCGAAACCCGTTTTAGTTGTTATCCAGGGTTCCAATTCAAGACCATCTCTGATGGCCTTTCCGCTGACCACCCACGATCTCTTATCAAGTTCATCGAAGTGTATGACTCGTTAAATTCGAAAACCAAGCTTCTTCTTAGGGAGATGCTGGCTTCAAATCAACTTATTGGCTCCAACACTAGGCCTTCCTTGACTTGCATCATAGTTGATGGACTCATTGGCGGTTTTACCagtgatattgccaatgagttTCGAATTCCAATCATTTATTTTCGTACCATCAGTGCCTGCTgcttttgggcttatttttcTGTTCCTAAAATCATTGAAGCTGGCCAGATTCCTGTTAGAG GAAATGAGGACATGGACCGCTTGATAACAACTGTGCCAAGCATGGAAAGTTTTCTCCGTTACCGAGACCTCCCAAGTTTTTGCCAAGTCAACGACCTAAACCACTGCAATCTCCATATCTTTGTGAGCGAGACTCAACAAAGTCCTCGAGCACATGCCCTCATACTTAACACGTTTGAAGATCTAGAAGGACCTGTACTCTCCCACATACACACTCATTGTTCCAAAGTCTACACCATTGGACCCCTCCACATGCACCTAAAATTCCGACTCGAAGCCAAAACATCATCGTCCCAATCTCAATCTTCAAACAACCTGTATGAAGTGGACAAGAGTTGCATAACATGGTTGGATGCTCAACCATTGAAGTCTGTAATCTATGTAAGCTTTGGAAGCATTATGACTATCACAAAGGACAAGCACATCgagttttggtttggtttggtgaATAGCAAACAACGGTTCTTATGGGTTATACGATCTGACTTAGTTGTAGGAGAGCACAATAGGAATGAGGTTCCAGAGGAGCTGCTAAAAGGGACAAAAGAGAGAGGGTACATAGTGAGTTGGGCCCCACAAGAGGAGGTCCTAGCCCACCATGCAATAGGTGGGTTTTTGACCCACAGTGGGTGGAACTCAACCTTAGAAAGTATAGTAGCTGGGGTGCCCATGATCTGTTGGCCGTTCATTGGAGATCAACAATTGAATAGTAGGTTTGTAAGTGAGGTTTGGAAGTTAGGGTTGGACATGAAGGATGCATGTGATAGATTCATTGTAGAAAAGATGGTGAATGATTTGATGTGGAGGAGGAGGGAGGTGTTCATGAAATCAACTGATGAGATGGCTTGGTTGGCAAGAAAAAGTGTGAGCGAAGGTGGATCctcttattataatttggaCCGTTTGGTCAAAGATATCAGGTTTATGAGCATGGAAGCAAATTAA